The following are from one region of the Siniperca chuatsi isolate FFG_IHB_CAS linkage group LG21, ASM2008510v1, whole genome shotgun sequence genome:
- the LOC122868420 gene encoding ketosamine-3-kinase produces MEVKLKKELGTAMLKSTGHSGGGCISDGQSYDTDSGRVFVKINHKSEAKLMFDGEMASLEAILKTQTVKVPKPVKVIELDTGGCVFVMEHLDMRGLSKYSKHLGEQLADLHVHNKRHLEKLNKEQQTVGKGAGQSEVAVVEKFGFSVTTCCGYLPQENEWQDDWVTFYSQQRLQHQLNMLEKSNGDREARELWAELQLKIPQFFTDVKIVPALLHGDLWGGNVSECVEGPVIFDPASFYGHSEFELGIAGMFGGFNSSFYSAYHEKIPQAPGFAKRNQLYQLFHYLNHWNHFGGGYRGSSIRIMKNLLK; encoded by the exons ATGGAGGTTAAGTTAAAGAAAGAGTTGGGGACAGCCATGCTGAAGTCAACTGGTCATTCGGGAGGTGGATGTATCAGCGATGGCCAGAGTTATGATACTGACTCTGGGAGAGTGTTTGTGAAGATAAATCACAAGAGCGAg gcCAAATTGATGTTTGATGGGGAGATGGCCAGTTTGGAAGCCATTTTAAAGACACAAACTGTTAAAGTCCCCAAGCCTGTGAAGGTGATTGAGCTTGACACAGGAGGATGTGTATTTGTGATGGAACATCTCGACATGAGAGGTCTTAGCAA GTACTCAAAGCACCTAGGAGAGCAGCTGGCAGATCTGCATGTTCACAACAAGAGACATttggaaaaattaaataaagagcAGCAGACAGTGG GAAAAGGAGCTGGGCAGTCAGAGGTGGCTGTTGTTGAAAAATTTGGCTTCAGTGTAACTACATGCTGTGGATATCTACCACAG GAAAATGAGTGGCAGGATGACTGGGTGACATTTTACTCCCAGCAGAGGCTGCAGCACCAGCTTAACATGCTGGAGAAATCTAACGGAGACAGGGAGGCCAGAGAACTATGGGCCGAGCTACAG CTGAAGATCCCTCAGTTTTTCACAGATGTGAAGATTGTCCCTGCTCTCCTCCATGGAGACTTATGGGGGGGCAATGTGTCAGAGTGTGTAGAAGGCCCAGTCATCTTTGACCCAGCATCCTTCTATGGTCATTCAGAGTTTGAGCTGGGCATTGCAGGGATGTTTGGTGGCTTCAACAGCTCTTTTTACTCTGCTTACCATGAAAAGATTCCTCAAGCACCAGGCTTTGCAAAGAGAAACCAGCTTTACCAACTCTTCCACTATCTGAATCACTGGAACCACTTTGGTGGTGGCTACAGGGGCTCCTCAATAAGGATTATGAAGAACCTACTGAAATAA